TATCGACGACGTTGGCTATCTCGCTATTGAAGGGACAGCTGCGTGGGATTATTCTGTTGAACTCCTCGCGGGCATGAGCCCGGCCAGCTAAGTGCCATAGATTAAACAGGAGACCTCTCGGGACAATCCGGAGGTTCTCCTCAGTTCCTTTATTTCCAAATTGTAAAATCTTGAAAAAATCCTCGAATTCCCTCAAAAAACTTTAATCATAGACCCAATAGCGAGGCGGTAGACCCAAATTGACTTTCGACGAAAAGGATCAGGCTTACGAGATTGATTCTGAAATGGAGGCCGACGTCGGCATCTTCGCGCGTCTACGGGTTGGCATCCAAAATTGGATTGATGATATTCGTTATGCGAAGGGACCTGCACGAAAGGATTTGCTGGGTCGATTCATTTTGTTCATACCTGCTGTTGCAAGCATATTCACCATACTGATGATTCTTCTTCTTCTCGTCTACGAAGCTACCCCCATATTTGCTCATCCCGATGGTGGATTAGGAATAATTTTTGATTCAACATGGGCACCTCAACTGCCCGATAATCCATCTTACGGCATTCTGATTTTCATTGTAGGATCTTTTACTACCACGTTTCTCGCCATTGGAATAGCAGTACCACTAGGCTTGGGAGGAGCCATTTTCTTGAGTGAATTCTGTCCAGCACAAATACGAACTCCTTTGAAAATGATTGTTGAAATGATGGCGGCCATTCCTTCCATCGTGTATGGTCTCTGGGCATTCGTAGTACTCCGGCCATTCATGGATGACGCCTTTGCCCCCTTCGTCCAAACCAATCCGCTCACAAGCTGGATGCCATGGTTTCAGGGTAGCCTGAAAAATGGCTATTCTCTTCTGACAGGCGGAGTCATACTGGCAATCATGCTGCTGCCAACCGTGGTTACCGTTTCATACGATGCCCTGCAATCGGTTCCCGGTACGTACAGAGAGGCATCTTTTGCACTTGGAGCCACAAAATCCGAGACCGCTAAGCAGATTGTTCTATCCGCCGCCCTGCCTGGAGTGGGAGCTGCAGTTGTACTATCTCTTGGTCGTGCTGTGGGGGAAACCATGGCTATACTAATGGTAACGGGGAACAACTTCGGGATACCCTTTACTCTATTTGACCAGTGTTATGTTATGACAAGCATAATTGCTAACCAAATGGGGGCCGCTTACAATCGACCTATTTGGCGATCTGCCCTCTTCTCAGTTGCACTTGTACTGATGATAATGAGTGTAATTTTCACGTTGATTGCAAAGCTGT
This sequence is a window from Candidatus Lokiarchaeota archaeon. Protein-coding genes within it:
- the pstC gene encoding phosphate ABC transporter permease subunit PstC produces the protein MTFDEKDQAYEIDSEMEADVGIFARLRVGIQNWIDDIRYAKGPARKDLLGRFILFIPAVASIFTILMILLLLVYEATPIFAHPDGGLGIIFDSTWAPQLPDNPSYGILIFIVGSFTTTFLAIGIAVPLGLGGAIFLSEFCPAQIRTPLKMIVEMMAAIPSIVYGLWAFVVLRPFMDDAFAPFVQTNPLTSWMPWFQGSLKNGYSLLTGGVILAIMLLPTVVTVSYDALQSVPGTYREASFALGATKSETAKQIVLSAALPGVGAAVVLSLGRAVGETMAILMVTGNNFGIPFTLFDQCYVMTSIIANQMGAAYNRPIWRSALFSVALVLMIMSVIFTLIAKLFIRWGLKTRGMS